A region from the Etheostoma spectabile isolate EspeVRDwgs_2016 chromosome 9, UIUC_Espe_1.0, whole genome shotgun sequence genome encodes:
- the rxrgb gene encoding retinoic acid receptor RXR-gamma-B isoform X1 encodes MRWDAEQHPTLGNRRNNSHSMDSNDPYLHLNSGPMTHTHSPPMGGMVGHPSVISTSRPLLSPMSGLGSPMNGLASPYPVITSSLGSPSISLPSTPNMNFGTLGSPQMNMNSVSSSEDIKPPPGLQNLGNINYQCTSPGGMSKHICSICGDRSSGKHYGVYSCEGCKGFFKRTVRKDLTYTCRDMKECLIDKRQRNRCQYCRYQKCLAMGMKREGVCAAVQEERQRGRERGENEVESTSSFNEEMPVDKILDAELAVEPKTETSYNDGSPSNSTNDPVTNICQAADKQLFTLVEWAKRIPHFSELPLDDQVILLRAGWNELLIASFSHRSVTVKDGILLATGLHVHRSSAHSAGVGSIFDRVLTELVSKMKDMQMDKTELGCLRAIVLFNPDAKGLSSPPEVEALREKVYASLESYTKQKYPDQPGRFAKLLLRLPALRSIGLKCLEHLFFFKLIGDTPIDTFLMEMLEAPHQIT; translated from the exons aCTCGGGGCCAATGACCCACACCCACTCTCCTCCCATGGGTGGCATGGTCGGCCACCCGTCAGTCATCAGCACCTCAAGGCCCTTACTGTCCCCCATGTCTGGCTTGGGCTCGCCAATGAACGGCCTGGCCTCACCCTACCCAGTCATTACATCTTCTCTGGGCTCGCCCTCTATATCATTGCCATCCACGCCCAACATGAACTTTGGAACACTCGGCAGTCCACAG ATGAACATGAACAGTGTTAGCAGCTCGGAGGACATCAAGCCTCCGCCGGGCCTACAGAACCTGGGAAACATCAACTACCAGTGTACGAGCCCCGGGGGAATGTCAAAGCACATCTGCTCCATTTGCGGGGACCGCTCCTCAG GAAAGCACTACGGTGTGTACAGCTGTGAGGGATGCAAGGGCTTCTTCAAGAGGACCGTACGTAAAGATCTTACCTACACGTGTCGAGACATGAAGGAGTGCTTGATTGACAAGCGCCAGCGAAACCGCTGCCAATACTGTCGCTACCAGAAGTGCCTGGCCATGGGCATGAAGAGAGaaggtgtgtgtgcag cgGTGCAGGAAGAGAGGCAGCGAGGAAGGGAGCGAGGGGAGAACGAGGTGGAATCTACCAGCAGTTTCAACGAGGAAATGCCCGTGGACAAGATCCTGGATGCTGAGCTGGCTGTGGAGCCCAAAACAGAGACGTCGTACAACGACGGCAGCCCCAGCAACTCA ACCAATGACCCTGTCACCAATATCTGCCAAGCAGCAGACAAGCAGCTCTTCACATTGGTGGAATGGGCCAAAAGGATCCCACACTTCTCCGAACTCCCCCTGGATGACCAGGTCATCCTACTACgagcag GCTGGAACGAGCTTCTTATCGCATCATTCTCGCATCGCTCCGTCACGGTAAAAGATGGCATCCTGTTGGCGACAGGCCTCCACGTCCACAGAAGCAGCGCCCACAGTGCGGGAGTGGGCTCCATCTTCGATAG AGTCCTGACAGAGTTGGTATCCAAAATGAAAGATATGCAAATGGATAAGACGGAGCTTGGCTGCCTGCGAGCCATCGTCCTTTTCAACCCAG ATGCAAAAGGTCTTTCAAGCCCACCCGAGGTCGAGGCGCTGAGGGAAAAAGTCTACGCCTCATTGGAGTCGTACACCAAACAGAAATACCCAGACCAGCCTGGCAG GTTTGCCAAGCTGCTGCTCCGCCTGCCCGCCCTGCGCTCCATCGGCCTCAAGTGTCTGGAGCATCTGTTCTTCTTCAAGCTGATCGGGGACACGCCTATCGACACCTTCCTGATGGAGATGCTGGAGGCTCCGCATCAGATTACATGA
- the rxrgb gene encoding retinoic acid receptor RXR-gamma-B isoform X2, translating to MRWDAEQHPTLGNRRNNSHSMDSNDPYLHLNSGPMTHTHSPPMGGMVGHPSVISTSRPLLSPMSGLGSPMNGLASPYPVITSSLGSPSISLPSTPNMNFGTLGSPQMNMNSVSSSEDIKPPPGLQNLGNINYQCTSPGGMSKHICSICGDRSSGKHYGVYSCEGCKGFFKRTVRKDLTYTCRDMKECLIDKRQRNRCQYCRYQKCLAMGMKREAVQEERQRGRERGENEVESTSSFNEEMPVDKILDAELAVEPKTETSYNDGSPSNSTNDPVTNICQAADKQLFTLVEWAKRIPHFSELPLDDQVILLRAGWNELLIASFSHRSVTVKDGILLATGLHVHRSSAHSAGVGSIFDRVLTELVSKMKDMQMDKTELGCLRAIVLFNPDAKGLSSPPEVEALREKVYASLESYTKQKYPDQPGRFAKLLLRLPALRSIGLKCLEHLFFFKLIGDTPIDTFLMEMLEAPHQIT from the exons aCTCGGGGCCAATGACCCACACCCACTCTCCTCCCATGGGTGGCATGGTCGGCCACCCGTCAGTCATCAGCACCTCAAGGCCCTTACTGTCCCCCATGTCTGGCTTGGGCTCGCCAATGAACGGCCTGGCCTCACCCTACCCAGTCATTACATCTTCTCTGGGCTCGCCCTCTATATCATTGCCATCCACGCCCAACATGAACTTTGGAACACTCGGCAGTCCACAG ATGAACATGAACAGTGTTAGCAGCTCGGAGGACATCAAGCCTCCGCCGGGCCTACAGAACCTGGGAAACATCAACTACCAGTGTACGAGCCCCGGGGGAATGTCAAAGCACATCTGCTCCATTTGCGGGGACCGCTCCTCAG GAAAGCACTACGGTGTGTACAGCTGTGAGGGATGCAAGGGCTTCTTCAAGAGGACCGTACGTAAAGATCTTACCTACACGTGTCGAGACATGAAGGAGTGCTTGATTGACAAGCGCCAGCGAAACCGCTGCCAATACTGTCGCTACCAGAAGTGCCTGGCCATGGGCATGAAGAGAGaag cgGTGCAGGAAGAGAGGCAGCGAGGAAGGGAGCGAGGGGAGAACGAGGTGGAATCTACCAGCAGTTTCAACGAGGAAATGCCCGTGGACAAGATCCTGGATGCTGAGCTGGCTGTGGAGCCCAAAACAGAGACGTCGTACAACGACGGCAGCCCCAGCAACTCA ACCAATGACCCTGTCACCAATATCTGCCAAGCAGCAGACAAGCAGCTCTTCACATTGGTGGAATGGGCCAAAAGGATCCCACACTTCTCCGAACTCCCCCTGGATGACCAGGTCATCCTACTACgagcag GCTGGAACGAGCTTCTTATCGCATCATTCTCGCATCGCTCCGTCACGGTAAAAGATGGCATCCTGTTGGCGACAGGCCTCCACGTCCACAGAAGCAGCGCCCACAGTGCGGGAGTGGGCTCCATCTTCGATAG AGTCCTGACAGAGTTGGTATCCAAAATGAAAGATATGCAAATGGATAAGACGGAGCTTGGCTGCCTGCGAGCCATCGTCCTTTTCAACCCAG ATGCAAAAGGTCTTTCAAGCCCACCCGAGGTCGAGGCGCTGAGGGAAAAAGTCTACGCCTCATTGGAGTCGTACACCAAACAGAAATACCCAGACCAGCCTGGCAG GTTTGCCAAGCTGCTGCTCCGCCTGCCCGCCCTGCGCTCCATCGGCCTCAAGTGTCTGGAGCATCTGTTCTTCTTCAAGCTGATCGGGGACACGCCTATCGACACCTTCCTGATGGAGATGCTGGAGGCTCCGCATCAGATTACATGA
- the rxrgb gene encoding retinoic acid receptor RXR-gamma-B isoform X3, with product MWHPMSSPATGGSSGREIGHGHYSGPMTHTHSPPMGGMVGHPSVISTSRPLLSPMSGLGSPMNGLASPYPVITSSLGSPSISLPSTPNMNFGTLGSPQMNMNSVSSSEDIKPPPGLQNLGNINYQCTSPGGMSKHICSICGDRSSGKHYGVYSCEGCKGFFKRTVRKDLTYTCRDMKECLIDKRQRNRCQYCRYQKCLAMGMKREGVCAAVQEERQRGRERGENEVESTSSFNEEMPVDKILDAELAVEPKTETSYNDGSPSNSTNDPVTNICQAADKQLFTLVEWAKRIPHFSELPLDDQVILLRAGWNELLIASFSHRSVTVKDGILLATGLHVHRSSAHSAGVGSIFDRVLTELVSKMKDMQMDKTELGCLRAIVLFNPDAKGLSSPPEVEALREKVYASLESYTKQKYPDQPGRFAKLLLRLPALRSIGLKCLEHLFFFKLIGDTPIDTFLMEMLEAPHQIT from the exons aCTCGGGGCCAATGACCCACACCCACTCTCCTCCCATGGGTGGCATGGTCGGCCACCCGTCAGTCATCAGCACCTCAAGGCCCTTACTGTCCCCCATGTCTGGCTTGGGCTCGCCAATGAACGGCCTGGCCTCACCCTACCCAGTCATTACATCTTCTCTGGGCTCGCCCTCTATATCATTGCCATCCACGCCCAACATGAACTTTGGAACACTCGGCAGTCCACAG ATGAACATGAACAGTGTTAGCAGCTCGGAGGACATCAAGCCTCCGCCGGGCCTACAGAACCTGGGAAACATCAACTACCAGTGTACGAGCCCCGGGGGAATGTCAAAGCACATCTGCTCCATTTGCGGGGACCGCTCCTCAG GAAAGCACTACGGTGTGTACAGCTGTGAGGGATGCAAGGGCTTCTTCAAGAGGACCGTACGTAAAGATCTTACCTACACGTGTCGAGACATGAAGGAGTGCTTGATTGACAAGCGCCAGCGAAACCGCTGCCAATACTGTCGCTACCAGAAGTGCCTGGCCATGGGCATGAAGAGAGaaggtgtgtgtgcag cgGTGCAGGAAGAGAGGCAGCGAGGAAGGGAGCGAGGGGAGAACGAGGTGGAATCTACCAGCAGTTTCAACGAGGAAATGCCCGTGGACAAGATCCTGGATGCTGAGCTGGCTGTGGAGCCCAAAACAGAGACGTCGTACAACGACGGCAGCCCCAGCAACTCA ACCAATGACCCTGTCACCAATATCTGCCAAGCAGCAGACAAGCAGCTCTTCACATTGGTGGAATGGGCCAAAAGGATCCCACACTTCTCCGAACTCCCCCTGGATGACCAGGTCATCCTACTACgagcag GCTGGAACGAGCTTCTTATCGCATCATTCTCGCATCGCTCCGTCACGGTAAAAGATGGCATCCTGTTGGCGACAGGCCTCCACGTCCACAGAAGCAGCGCCCACAGTGCGGGAGTGGGCTCCATCTTCGATAG AGTCCTGACAGAGTTGGTATCCAAAATGAAAGATATGCAAATGGATAAGACGGAGCTTGGCTGCCTGCGAGCCATCGTCCTTTTCAACCCAG ATGCAAAAGGTCTTTCAAGCCCACCCGAGGTCGAGGCGCTGAGGGAAAAAGTCTACGCCTCATTGGAGTCGTACACCAAACAGAAATACCCAGACCAGCCTGGCAG GTTTGCCAAGCTGCTGCTCCGCCTGCCCGCCCTGCGCTCCATCGGCCTCAAGTGTCTGGAGCATCTGTTCTTCTTCAAGCTGATCGGGGACACGCCTATCGACACCTTCCTGATGGAGATGCTGGAGGCTCCGCATCAGATTACATGA